From a single Miscanthus floridulus cultivar M001 chromosome 8, ASM1932011v1, whole genome shotgun sequence genomic region:
- the LOC136478087 gene encoding sphinganine C4-monooxygenase 1-like: MGIGAVSDELLGTFVPIAVYWLYSGLYVALDGVGRLDGYRLHTREEAATKNVVSKAAVVRGVLLQQVFQVAVSLTLFAVIGDESGIGQKQPPALVIVLQFITAMVVMDTWQYFMHRYMHINKFLYKHIHSKHHTLVVPYSFGALYNHPLEGLILDTIGGALSFLVSGMTPRTSIFFFSFATIKTVDDHCGLWLPGNILQALFSNNSAYHDIHHQLYGNKYNFSQPFFVMWDKILGTYMPYTIEQRKGGGVESKPAKLD; encoded by the exons ATGGGGATCGGGGCGGTGTCGGACGAGCTGCTGGGCACGTTCGTGCCGATCGCCGTGTACTGGCTCTACTCGGGGCTCTACGTCGCGCTGGACGGGGTGGGGCGGCTCGACGGATACCGGCTGCACACCAGGGAGGAGGCCGCCACGAAGAACGTCGTCTCCAAGGCTGCCGTCGTGAGGGGCGTTCTCCTCCAGCAGGTCTTCCAGGTCGCCGTCTCGCTCACCCTCTTCGCG GTTATTGGTGATGAGAGTGGTATTGGACAGAAGCAACCTCCTGCTCTTGTAATAGTGTTGCAGTTTATAACTGCAATGGTTGTTATGGACACATGGCAGTACTTCATGCACAGATACATGCACATTAACAAGTTCCTGTATAAACACATCCATTCCAAGCACCACACTCTTGTAGTCCCTTATTCCTTTGGAGCTCTATACAACCACCCTCTTGAGGGCCTTATTTTGGACACCATTGGTGGTGCACTCTCATTCCTTGTTTCTGGTATGACTCCACGGACATCCATATTCTTTTTCTCCTTTGCAACCATCAAAACTGTGGATGATCATTGTGGGCTGTGGCTTCCTGGTAACATCCTCCAGGCGCTGTTCAGCAATAACAGTGCTTATCATGACATTCACCATCAGCTCTATGGTAACAAGTACAACTTTTCACAACCCTTCTTTGTGATGTGGGACAAGATACTCGGAACTTACATGCCCTACACTATTGAACAACGAAAAGGAGGAGGGGTCGAATCAAAACCAGCTAAACTCGACTGA